From Gemmatimonadota bacterium, a single genomic window includes:
- a CDS encoding SAM-dependent chlorinase/fluorinase, giving the protein MTRITLLTDFGAADGYVAAMKGVIASLAPDALIDDAAHDIPPGDVHAAAWALAAYWRLYPPGTIHLAVVDPGVGSERRALAAAVEGRFLVAPDNGVLSRVLDEAAPERVVALTNPVFYRDSVSQTFHGRDIFAPVAAHIARGTPLSELGPPVSDPVRLELPRARRTESGASGVVVHIDRFGNLITNIPGEWAAHARSIEVAGQNVGPLRQAYAQARSGELLAIIGSAGLVEISVRDGSAAAVLAAGRGTPVVIE; this is encoded by the coding sequence GTGACCCGCATCACCCTGCTCACTGACTTCGGCGCCGCCGACGGCTACGTGGCGGCCATGAAGGGCGTGATCGCCAGCCTGGCGCCCGACGCGCTGATCGATGACGCGGCCCACGACATCCCGCCGGGGGACGTTCACGCCGCTGCCTGGGCGCTGGCAGCGTACTGGCGGCTCTATCCGCCCGGCACGATCCACCTGGCGGTCGTGGACCCCGGCGTGGGGAGCGAGCGCCGCGCGCTGGCCGCGGCCGTGGAGGGACGGTTCCTGGTCGCGCCCGACAACGGCGTGCTCTCCCGAGTCCTGGACGAGGCTGCGCCCGAGCGGGTGGTGGCGCTGACCAACCCCGTGTTCTACCGGGACAGTGTCTCGCAGACCTTTCACGGCCGGGACATCTTCGCGCCGGTGGCCGCGCACATCGCGCGCGGCACGCCGCTCTCCGAGCTGGGGCCGCCGGTCTCTGACCCGGTGCGTCTCGAGCTGCCCCGAGCCCGGCGCACGGAGAGCGGCGCCAGCGGCGTCGTCGTCCACATCGACCGCTTCGGCAATCTGATCACCAACATCCCCGGGGAGTGGGCGGCGCACGCCCGCAGCATCGAGGTGGCCGGCCAGAACGTGGGCCCGCTGCGGCAGGCCTATGCCCAGGCTCGCTCCGGCGAGTTGCTCGCCATTATCGGCTCCGCCGGCCTGGTCGAGATCTCGGTGCGCGACGGCAGCGCGGCCGCGGTGCTCGCTGCCGGCAGGGGAACGCCCGTCGTGATCGAGTAG